The bacterium genome contains the following window.
GTCAACCGGCGGTGGCCGCCTAGAAGTAGCGCTCCCCCTCCTCGAGCGCCTTGGCGGCGATGACCAGGCGCCCGCCTGTGCGCTCGACGGGCACCGCGACCGGCACGCAGGAGCCGATCCCGGTGGGGAGCGTATCCAGCTCGAAGCGCATGCCACACTTGATGCAGACCATCTTCCCGCCCTCGAGTCGGTACCCCTTCTTCCAGCGGGCGCAGGTCCGACAGGCGTCGAACGCGGCGCGCACGGTGCCGCCGCTGTCCCGGTAGATGAAGAAGTCCGCCGCCCGGCCGGCGTCGTCCCGGAACGTGAAGAAGCGGACGCTCCCGGCGGCGACGTCCGCGGCCTCCAGGGACACCGTGCCGTCGACCGCCCGGACCTCGGGGTACTTCGCGCCCGCCGGCGCGCAGGCCCCCGCGGCTGCGAGGATCGCCGCCAATGCCGCTGCGGCCGCGGCGCGCGCCCCGACGGCGCGCCAGGTGCGACGAC
Protein-coding sequences here:
- a CDS encoding Fe-S-containing protein, with the translated sequence RRTWRAVGARAAAAAALAAILAAAGACAPAGAKYPEVRAVDGTVSLEAADVAAGSVRFFTFRDDAGRAADFFIYRDSGGTVRAAFDACRTCARWKKGYRLEGGKMVCIKCGMRFELDTLPTGIGSCVPVAVPVERTGGRLVIAAKALEEGERYF